In Leptodactylus fuscus isolate aLepFus1 chromosome 2, aLepFus1.hap2, whole genome shotgun sequence, one genomic interval encodes:
- the EVA1B gene encoding protein eva-1 homolog B: MDTHKKEMEFLSNSIAAYAHIRENPESFGLYFVLGVCFGLILTLCMLVIRISCKPRTPSLPSKPKKTPPKDCIKEPLSVTGDEEDPDSDDNEDTFILTPVTDTSLGSQPPLDGTMTVNVFTSAEELERAQRLEERERIIREIWRNGQPDILGTGTGTIGRVHYY; this comes from the exons ATGGATACTCACAAGAAGGAGATGGAGTTTCTGAGTAATAGCATTGCGGCATATGCACATATTAGAG aaaaTCCAGAGTCATTTGGGCTTTACTTTGTTCTTGGGGTTTGTTTTGGACTGATTTTAACACTCTGTATGCTGGTCATCCGCATCTCTTGCAAACCACGGACTCCCAGTCTTCCTTCCAAACCAAAGAAAACACCTCCAAAAGATTGTATTAAAGAGCCCCTATCTGTGACAGGGGATGAGGAGGATCCAGATAGTGACGACAATGAGGACACTTTTATTTTGACTCCTGTGACAGATACATCACTAGGAAGTCAGCCGCCTCTGGATGGAACAATGACTGTAAATGTATTTACATCAGCAGAAGAGCTGGAGAGAGCCCAAAGACTAGAGGAACGTGAAAGGATAATTCGAGAGATATGGAGAAATGGACAGCCTGATATTCTGGGTACAGGCACAGGCACCATAGGTCGTGTGCATTACTATTAG